Proteins found in one Larimichthys crocea isolate SSNF chromosome I, L_crocea_2.0, whole genome shotgun sequence genomic segment:
- the cfap57 gene encoding cilia- and flagella-associated protein 57 isoform X2, with the protein MAAVVAQSHFTFGLRAGVRNNLCFFDEQTVVFPCGNNCVCYNTVQRCQRFIPGSDKSQAMRALAISANRRYLAVSECGGKATITVFDLQHEQGRKRKVLTAGDLLVQEFVCMAFSPDSKYLIGQTGGPEWTLIFWLWEKQKVLATVKTSNTNNPVSQVSFNPHNNMQLCVSGTGVFKLFRYSEGALKQSSFPKVESINFLCHTWVTMERVIAGTDKGRLLVFESGELRREINMASKAVQEQSDRQVEMKKITDADVDEGPNVPRITAILSYSKGFACSLGSGTVCLFEKNEEDSYRRSREIRIPPDSYSNELTPAECQEIDTMCISPAEETLAISTDRGQLYSCSMSSVDINKDEHVHFEFLSQPFHSKSITGLSICIRKPLVATSSLDRSVRIWNYETKVLELYKEFQEEAYSVALHPTGLFILVGFSDKLRLMNLLIDDICTFKEFNVRGCRECAFSHGGHMFGAVNGNVIHIYSVTSFENIINLKGHNGKVRGIEWSLDDSRLVSCGMDGAVYEWSTQTGKRESESVLNSCSYTGVAFSSDCKTILAVGSDLTLKEIQDCQVLKEVPADEVAQTAVAVSHSGRVVFTGTSSGTIRAIKYPLPIQKEWIMYQGHCGPITKMVITFDEQFLLTVSEDGCLLMWKIVNKEGRGLKSNRQIIHTEEILATKSDLEEKTQNMLELKMRLEELQMENEYQLRLKDMNYNEKMKELSDKFSQQIESLKTTQQAMKTEMEKQEREHQESSAEVTVKHSKEMKDSELAYNQKLVVEHERFQDLHRKYERMQEDYEKQLKAAEESRKLATEELTQQYEAKLQEKTQILAQCQDDTQQQIREYKEIIRQVEEDEESMIRKITINYEKKLHTEKETNTNLNGEIALLTQKFYSLQKQINDRCADINKLKQERQRLLGLIRSLESDIEELKRQISGHEKTNQDKDKTISSLKKKNQELEKLKFVLNIQSNELKKQIEPQQDEISEKMERIHQLEQELVQIDRSNTQLKLTVSDLRLKLRTKDKEMHKEMLKVKDLETHLWRLKSDLHNCAGFIQEPKKLKDSVRVLYSHYVPLDDSKSNVDQDLQRVLCRQREYMEKTVNGLTARLAKSEEEHNKVYVNIMKENMTLITEINELRVELRSARTQAKEYKAQLATFKKSNKSRPNLEERSRQEPKHEGISPSPVALADL; encoded by the exons atggctgctgttgttgcGCAGTCCCACTTCACCTTCGGTCTTCGGGCAGGTGTAAGGAACAATTTGTGTTTCTTCGACGAGCAAACTGTCGTTTTTCCCTGCGGAAACAACTGTGTGTGCTACAACACCGTCCAAAGATGCCAGAGGTTCATTCCAG GCTCAGACAAAAGCCAGGCCATGCGTGCTCTGGCCATCAGTGCCAACCGACGTTACCTGGCTGTGTCAGAGTGTGGTGGGAAGGCCACCATCACGGTGTTCGACCTGCAGCACGAGCAgggcaggaagaggaaggttCTGACTGCAGGAGACCTGCTTGTTCAGGAGTTTGTTTGCATGGCTTTCTCCCCTGATTCCAAGTACCTAATAGGCCAGACAGGTGGTCCAGAGTGGACCCTGATCTTCTGGCTTtgggaaaaacagaaagtcCTGGCAACAGTGAAGACCAGCAACACAAATAATCCTGTTTCCCAG GTCAGCTTCAACCCTCACAACAACATGCAGCTCTGCGTGAGCGGAACCGGCGTGTTCAAGCTTTTCCGCTACTCAGAGGGAGCCCTGAAACAGAGCAGCTTCCCCAAGGTGGAGTCCATCAACTTCCTGTGTCATACCTGGGTGACGATGGAGCGTGTGATCGCTGGGACAGACAAGGGCAGGCTGCTGGTGTTTGAGTCTGGAGAACTGCGGAGAGAGATTAACATGGCCTCTAAGGCTGTGCAGGAGCAGTCTGACAG GCAAGTTGAAATGAAGAAGATCACAGACGCTGACGTGGATGAAGGTCCCAATGTGCCTCGCATCACAGCCATTCTGTCCTACTCCAAAGGCTTTGCTTGCTCTTTGGGGTCCGGCACAGTCTGTCTTTTTGAAAAGAACGAGGAGGACAGTTATagaagaagcagagagataCGG ATCCCTCCAGACTCATACAGCAATGAGCTGACCCCGGCTGAATGCCAGGAGATTGACACCATGTGCATCAGTCCAGCAGAGGAGACTCTGGCCATCagcacagacagaggacagctgTACAGCTGCAGCAtgtcctctgtggacataaaCAAG GATGAACACGTACACTTTGAGTTCCTGTCGCAGCCTTTCCACTCTAAGTCCATCACTGGTTTATCCATCTGCATCCGAAAGCCTCTCGTAGCCACAAGCTCTCTGGACCGCTCTGTCCGAATCTGGAACTATGAAACAAA AGTGTTGGAGCTGTACAAAGAGTTCCAGGAGGAGGCGTACAGCGTGGCTCTGCACCCCACTGGCCTTTTCATCCTGGTGGGCTTTTCAGACAAACTCCGGCTGATGAACCTGCTCATCGATGACATCTGCACCTTCAAGGAGTTCAACGTGCGAGGCTGCAGAGAG TGTGCTTTTAGCCATGGTGGCCACATGTTTGGAGCTGTCAATGGAAACGTCATCCACATCTACTCTGTCACCTCTTTCGAGAACATCATCAATCTGAAGGGCCACAATGGAAAG GTGCGTGGCATTGAATGGAGCCTGGACGACAGCCGGCTGGTATCATGTGGAATGGATGGTGCGGTGTACGAATGGAGCACACAGACCGGCAAGCGTGAGTCTGAGAGCGTCCTCAATTCCTGCAGCTACACAGGTGTGGCCTTCTCTTCAGACTGTAAGACCATCTTGGCTGTGGGATCAGACCTCACTCTGAAGGAGATCCAAGATTGTCAA GTCCTGAAGGAGGTTCCTGCTGATGAGGTAGCTCAGACTGCTGTGGCAGTGTCTCACTCTGGAAGGGTTGTCTTCACTGGGACGTCCAGTGGAACCATCAGAGCCATTAAGTACCCGTTACCCATCCAGAAGGAATGGATCATGTACCAGGGTCACTGTGGCCCCATCACCAAG ATGGTGATCACGTTTGATGAACAGTTCCTGCTGACAGTGTCTGAAGATGGATGCCTGTTGATGTGGAAGATCGTCAATAAGGAGGGCAGAGGACTGAAGAGCAACAGGCAGATCATCCACACTGAAGAGATCCTTGCAACCAAGTCAGACCTGGAGGagaag ACACAGAACATGCTGGAGCTGAAGATGCGTCTAGAGGAGCTGCAGATGGAGAATGAGTACCAGCTGCGCCTGAAGGACATGAACTACAACGAGAAGATGAAGGAGCTTTCTGACAAGTTCAGCCAGCAGATAGAATCcctgaaaacaacacaacag GCCatgaagacagagatggaaaagCAGGAACGTGAGCATCAGGAGAGCTCTGCAGAGGTTACTGTGAAACACTCAAAAGAGATGAAGGATTCAG AGTTGGCCTACAATCAGAAGCTGGTTGTGGAGCACGAGAGGTTCCAGGACCTCCATCGTAAATATGAGAGAATGCAGGAGGACTATGAGAAGCAGCTGAAGGCCGCAGAGGAGAGCAGAAAGCTAGCCACCGAGGAGCTGACGCAGCAGTATGAGGCCAAGCTGCAGGAGAAGACTCAGATCCTGGCTCAG TGTCAGGACGATACACAGCAGCAGATCCGTGAGTATAAAGAGATCATAAGGCAAgtagaggaggatgaggagagcaTGATCCGTAAAATCACAATCAACTATGAGAAGAAACTGCACACTGAGAAAGAGACGAACACCAACCTGAACGGAGAAATTGCTTTGTTGACACAGAAG TTCTACAGTCTGCAGAAACAGATCAACGACAGGTGTGCAGACATAAACAAGCTGAAGCAGGAGCGGCAGAGGCTGCTGGGGTTGATCCGCTCTCTGGAGAGCGACATCGAGGAGCTGAAGAGGCAGATCTCCGGACACGAAAAGACCAACCAGGACAAG GATAAGACCATCTCCAgcttgaagaagaagaaccaggagCTGGAGAAGTTGAAGTTTGTTCTCAACATCCAGTCAAATGAGTTGAAGAAGCAGATTGAGCCTCAACAAGATGAGATCAGTGAGAAGATGGAGCGGATCCATcag CTGGAGCAGGAGCTGGTGCAGATCGACAGGAGCAACACTCAGCTGAAGCTCACGGTGTCTGACCTGAGGCTTAAACTGAGGACCAAAGACAAAGAGATGCATAAGGAGATGCTGAAA GTGAAAGATCTGGAGACACATCTATGGAGGCTCAAGTCAGACCTCCATAACTGTGCAGGCTTCATCCAAGAGCCCAAGAAACTGAAGGACAGCGTGCGCGTGTTGTATTCTCATTATGTACCGCTGGATGATAGT AAAAGCAATGTGGACCAAGATCTTCAGAGGGTGCTCTGTCGGCAGCGTGAATACATGGAGAAGACAGTTAATGGTCTGACGGCGAGGCTGGCCAAATCTGAAGAGGAACACAACAAAGTCTACGTCAATATCATGAAG gagaATATGACTCTGATCACGGAAATCAACGAGCTGCGTGTGGAGCTGCGCTCAGCCAGGACTCAGGCCAAAGAGTACAAAGCTCAGCTGGCCACGTTCAAGAAGTCCAACAAGTCACGTCCTAACTTAGAGGAGAGATCCAGACAGGAGCCCAAACACGAAGGCATCAGTCCTAGTCCAGTAGCTCTAGCAGACCTGTAG
- the nuf2 gene encoding kinetochore protein Nuf2, translating to MSENTFPVYTADAIVNFYRTEVLTGQEAKHFTKSDLTPAPKPESVQTLYMRVLHLLYRFRPECHSMVPLLENIQYPVYHEGATTILSVYVRMRQFLPMCLVYDFSLNDLLAPKKQRTLTVLSAIMNFLHFRKQRMDMTLEKQAKFRADLDRLQIYNKGTLEAEKKIEMLTTIPPEQQAEADELVAALSELQATTAHEYQDVNAKNDSIAEWKTRIAEKTQKLAQVKVDVSNLKEDIGKLKSQIVESPEELKSQMEKMRENVKNIKTSIEGTDGCVVELQGMVQNVTHTEAEIQQMFNLLQDLESSMNNTKQRQEEHHELTAQYEKKQKELKNLCIEEGQLKRAQAMKLDKESKQNIRRQKKKEMKEQHVQEVLGQCNQIHQKREEMADKIQEISRETQQLKAKIQSLRDVCSKETEKAQALYDTLSTSMDELHWRIETHTADLKRDVTKMSANF from the exons CCAGAATCAGTTCAAACGCTGTACATGAGAGTGTTGCATCTCCTGTATCGTTTCAGACCCGAGTGTCACTCCATG GTTCCCCTTCTGGAGAACATTCAGTATCCAGTGTATCATGAGGGGGCAACTACCATCCTCAGCGTCTACGTGCGCAT GCGACAGTTTCTGCCCATGTGTTTGGTGTACGACTTTTCACTGAATGACCTTCTAGCTCCAA agaagcagaggacCCTGACTGTTCTCAGTGCCATCATGAACTTTCTTCACTTCAGGAAGCAGAGGATGGACATGACCTTGGAGAAGCAGGCCAAATTT AGGGCAGACTTGGACCGGCTGCAGATTTACAACAAAGGCACTTtagaagcagagaagaagatcGAGATGCTGAC GACGATCCCTCCAGAGCAGCAGGCTGAGGCCGACGAGCTGGTGGCTGCTCTCTCCGAGCTGCAGGCCACCACCGCACATGAATACCAGGATGTG AATGCCAAAAATGACAGCATCGCAGAGTGGAAAACCAGGATTGCAGAGAAGACTCAGAAACTG GCCCAGGTGAAGGTGGACGTCAGCAACCTGAAGGAGGACATCGGCAAACTCAAGTCTCAGATTGTGGAGTCTCCAGAGGAGCTGAAGAGTCAGATGGAGAAGATGAGGGAGAACGTGAAGAATATCAAGACCTCCATC GAAGGGACGGATGGGTGTGTGGTGGAGCTGCAGGGCATGGTGCAGAATGTGACTCACACCGAGGCTGAGATCCAGCAGATGTTCAACCTGCTGCAGGACCTGGAGAGCAGTATGAACAACACCAAGCAGCGGCAGGAGGAG cACCACGAGCTGACAGCTCAGTAcgagaagaagcagaaggagcTGAAGAACCTGTGCATCGAGGAAGGCCAGCTGAAGCGAGCTCAGGCCATGAAGCTGGACAAAGAGTCCAAACAGAACATCCgcaggcagaagaagaaggagatgaaggagcAGCACGTTCAAGAAGTGTTGGG GCAGTGTAACCAAATCCATCAGAAGCGTGAAGAGATGGCTGACAAAATCCAAGAGATCTCCAGAGAGACCCAGCAGCTGAAGGCCAAGATCCAGAGCCTGAGAGACGTCTGCAGCAAAGAGACGGAGAAAGCCCAG GCTCTGTACGACACCCTGTCCACCTCGATGGACGAGCTGCACTGGAGAATCGAGACGCACACAGCAGACCTGAAACGCGATGTCACCAAGATGTCTGCAAACTTTTAA
- the cfap57 gene encoding cilia- and flagella-associated protein 57 isoform X1, protein MAAVVAQSHFTFGLRAGVRNNLCFFDEQTVVFPCGNNCVCYNTVQRCQRFIPGSDKSQAMRALAISANRRYLAVSECGGKATITVFDLQHEQGRKRKVLTAGDLLVQEFVCMAFSPDSKYLIGQTGGPEWTLIFWLWEKQKVLATVKTSNTNNPVSQVSFNPHNNMQLCVSGTGVFKLFRYSEGALKQSSFPKVESINFLCHTWVTMERVIAGTDKGRLLVFESGELRREINMASKAVQEQSDRQVEMKKITDADVDEGPNVPRITAILSYSKGFACSLGSGTVCLFEKNEEDSYRRSREIRIPPDSYSNELTPAECQEIDTMCISPAEETLAISTDRGQLYSCSMSSVDINKDEHVHFEFLSQPFHSKSITGLSICIRKPLVATSSLDRSVRIWNYETKVLELYKEFQEEAYSVALHPTGLFILVGFSDKLRLMNLLIDDICTFKEFNVRGCRECAFSHGGHMFGAVNGNVIHIYSVTSFENIINLKGHNGKVRGIEWSLDDSRLVSCGMDGAVYEWSTQTGKRESESVLNSCSYTGVAFSSDCKTILAVGSDLTLKEIQDCQVLKEVPADEVAQTAVAVSHSGRVVFTGTSSGTIRAIKYPLPIQKEWIMYQGHCGPITKMVITFDEQFLLTVSEDGCLLMWKIVNKEGRGLKSNRQIIHTEEILATKSDLEEKTQNMLELKMRLEELQMENEYQLRLKDMNYNEKMKELSDKFSQQIESLKTTQQAMKTEMEKQEREHQESSAEVTVKHSKEMKDSELAYNQKLVVEHERFQDLHRKYERMQEDYEKQLKAAEESRKLATEELTQQYEAKLQEKTQILAQCQDDTQQQIREYKEIIRQVEEDEESMIRKITINYEKKLHTEKETNTNLNGEIALLTQKFYSLQKQINDRCADINKLKQERQRLLGLIRSLESDIEELKRQISGHEKTNQDKDKTISSLKKKNQELEKLKFVLNIQSNELKKQIEPQQDEISEKMERIHQLEQELVQIDRSNTQLKLTVSDLRLKLRTKDKEMHKEMLKVKDLETHLWRLKSDLHNCAGFIQEPKKLKDSVRVLYSHYVPLDDSVQKSNVDQDLQRVLCRQREYMEKTVNGLTARLAKSEEEHNKVYVNIMKENMTLITEINELRVELRSARTQAKEYKAQLATFKKSNKSRPNLEERSRQEPKHEGISPSPVALADL, encoded by the exons atggctgctgttgttgcGCAGTCCCACTTCACCTTCGGTCTTCGGGCAGGTGTAAGGAACAATTTGTGTTTCTTCGACGAGCAAACTGTCGTTTTTCCCTGCGGAAACAACTGTGTGTGCTACAACACCGTCCAAAGATGCCAGAGGTTCATTCCAG GCTCAGACAAAAGCCAGGCCATGCGTGCTCTGGCCATCAGTGCCAACCGACGTTACCTGGCTGTGTCAGAGTGTGGTGGGAAGGCCACCATCACGGTGTTCGACCTGCAGCACGAGCAgggcaggaagaggaaggttCTGACTGCAGGAGACCTGCTTGTTCAGGAGTTTGTTTGCATGGCTTTCTCCCCTGATTCCAAGTACCTAATAGGCCAGACAGGTGGTCCAGAGTGGACCCTGATCTTCTGGCTTtgggaaaaacagaaagtcCTGGCAACAGTGAAGACCAGCAACACAAATAATCCTGTTTCCCAG GTCAGCTTCAACCCTCACAACAACATGCAGCTCTGCGTGAGCGGAACCGGCGTGTTCAAGCTTTTCCGCTACTCAGAGGGAGCCCTGAAACAGAGCAGCTTCCCCAAGGTGGAGTCCATCAACTTCCTGTGTCATACCTGGGTGACGATGGAGCGTGTGATCGCTGGGACAGACAAGGGCAGGCTGCTGGTGTTTGAGTCTGGAGAACTGCGGAGAGAGATTAACATGGCCTCTAAGGCTGTGCAGGAGCAGTCTGACAG GCAAGTTGAAATGAAGAAGATCACAGACGCTGACGTGGATGAAGGTCCCAATGTGCCTCGCATCACAGCCATTCTGTCCTACTCCAAAGGCTTTGCTTGCTCTTTGGGGTCCGGCACAGTCTGTCTTTTTGAAAAGAACGAGGAGGACAGTTATagaagaagcagagagataCGG ATCCCTCCAGACTCATACAGCAATGAGCTGACCCCGGCTGAATGCCAGGAGATTGACACCATGTGCATCAGTCCAGCAGAGGAGACTCTGGCCATCagcacagacagaggacagctgTACAGCTGCAGCAtgtcctctgtggacataaaCAAG GATGAACACGTACACTTTGAGTTCCTGTCGCAGCCTTTCCACTCTAAGTCCATCACTGGTTTATCCATCTGCATCCGAAAGCCTCTCGTAGCCACAAGCTCTCTGGACCGCTCTGTCCGAATCTGGAACTATGAAACAAA AGTGTTGGAGCTGTACAAAGAGTTCCAGGAGGAGGCGTACAGCGTGGCTCTGCACCCCACTGGCCTTTTCATCCTGGTGGGCTTTTCAGACAAACTCCGGCTGATGAACCTGCTCATCGATGACATCTGCACCTTCAAGGAGTTCAACGTGCGAGGCTGCAGAGAG TGTGCTTTTAGCCATGGTGGCCACATGTTTGGAGCTGTCAATGGAAACGTCATCCACATCTACTCTGTCACCTCTTTCGAGAACATCATCAATCTGAAGGGCCACAATGGAAAG GTGCGTGGCATTGAATGGAGCCTGGACGACAGCCGGCTGGTATCATGTGGAATGGATGGTGCGGTGTACGAATGGAGCACACAGACCGGCAAGCGTGAGTCTGAGAGCGTCCTCAATTCCTGCAGCTACACAGGTGTGGCCTTCTCTTCAGACTGTAAGACCATCTTGGCTGTGGGATCAGACCTCACTCTGAAGGAGATCCAAGATTGTCAA GTCCTGAAGGAGGTTCCTGCTGATGAGGTAGCTCAGACTGCTGTGGCAGTGTCTCACTCTGGAAGGGTTGTCTTCACTGGGACGTCCAGTGGAACCATCAGAGCCATTAAGTACCCGTTACCCATCCAGAAGGAATGGATCATGTACCAGGGTCACTGTGGCCCCATCACCAAG ATGGTGATCACGTTTGATGAACAGTTCCTGCTGACAGTGTCTGAAGATGGATGCCTGTTGATGTGGAAGATCGTCAATAAGGAGGGCAGAGGACTGAAGAGCAACAGGCAGATCATCCACACTGAAGAGATCCTTGCAACCAAGTCAGACCTGGAGGagaag ACACAGAACATGCTGGAGCTGAAGATGCGTCTAGAGGAGCTGCAGATGGAGAATGAGTACCAGCTGCGCCTGAAGGACATGAACTACAACGAGAAGATGAAGGAGCTTTCTGACAAGTTCAGCCAGCAGATAGAATCcctgaaaacaacacaacag GCCatgaagacagagatggaaaagCAGGAACGTGAGCATCAGGAGAGCTCTGCAGAGGTTACTGTGAAACACTCAAAAGAGATGAAGGATTCAG AGTTGGCCTACAATCAGAAGCTGGTTGTGGAGCACGAGAGGTTCCAGGACCTCCATCGTAAATATGAGAGAATGCAGGAGGACTATGAGAAGCAGCTGAAGGCCGCAGAGGAGAGCAGAAAGCTAGCCACCGAGGAGCTGACGCAGCAGTATGAGGCCAAGCTGCAGGAGAAGACTCAGATCCTGGCTCAG TGTCAGGACGATACACAGCAGCAGATCCGTGAGTATAAAGAGATCATAAGGCAAgtagaggaggatgaggagagcaTGATCCGTAAAATCACAATCAACTATGAGAAGAAACTGCACACTGAGAAAGAGACGAACACCAACCTGAACGGAGAAATTGCTTTGTTGACACAGAAG TTCTACAGTCTGCAGAAACAGATCAACGACAGGTGTGCAGACATAAACAAGCTGAAGCAGGAGCGGCAGAGGCTGCTGGGGTTGATCCGCTCTCTGGAGAGCGACATCGAGGAGCTGAAGAGGCAGATCTCCGGACACGAAAAGACCAACCAGGACAAG GATAAGACCATCTCCAgcttgaagaagaagaaccaggagCTGGAGAAGTTGAAGTTTGTTCTCAACATCCAGTCAAATGAGTTGAAGAAGCAGATTGAGCCTCAACAAGATGAGATCAGTGAGAAGATGGAGCGGATCCATcag CTGGAGCAGGAGCTGGTGCAGATCGACAGGAGCAACACTCAGCTGAAGCTCACGGTGTCTGACCTGAGGCTTAAACTGAGGACCAAAGACAAAGAGATGCATAAGGAGATGCTGAAA GTGAAAGATCTGGAGACACATCTATGGAGGCTCAAGTCAGACCTCCATAACTGTGCAGGCTTCATCCAAGAGCCCAAGAAACTGAAGGACAGCGTGCGCGTGTTGTATTCTCATTATGTACCGCTGGATGATAGT GTGCAGAAAAGCAATGTGGACCAAGATCTTCAGAGGGTGCTCTGTCGGCAGCGTGAATACATGGAGAAGACAGTTAATGGTCTGACGGCGAGGCTGGCCAAATCTGAAGAGGAACACAACAAAGTCTACGTCAATATCATGAAG gagaATATGACTCTGATCACGGAAATCAACGAGCTGCGTGTGGAGCTGCGCTCAGCCAGGACTCAGGCCAAAGAGTACAAAGCTCAGCTGGCCACGTTCAAGAAGTCCAACAAGTCACGTCCTAACTTAGAGGAGAGATCCAGACAGGAGCCCAAACACGAAGGCATCAGTCCTAGTCCAGTAGCTCTAGCAGACCTGTAG